From the Labrus mixtus chromosome 10, fLabMix1.1, whole genome shotgun sequence genome, the window TTTACTTATATTTCTTAGATGGAGAGTCACCGATAAAGGgtatttttttctcactgaCAGGTTAtcgaactttttttttatacaaagcGATAAATATTCAAGGATTAGGACAgccaaaacatcaacacaattaTCTTACCTCAGTAGatgtcctcctcctgtcagggAGCACTAGTGTGTTGGCATGGCTGCCTGGGACTATAGTAGATCCTATACTCATTCTGGGCCCCACTAACATGTAGCGTTTCTCTCCAGATCTGTACTGGATGCTGTGACACAGTGTCCCGTCATAATTAGTCTCTTGTAGGTATTTGGAAGTGTAGTCTGTGGATTTGGAGCACTGCATTGCAATGAGCACGATGATGCTGATGAGAAAAAGTGCTGAAACTGAGGCCAAAGTTatcatgagataaaaagtgACATTACTCTCCTCATCATCGTTTGTTGCACTTTTAACATCAGAAGCAGCAAAAGCCTCTTTGGGCTCCACAACTTTGACAATGACAGTAGCTGTTGCAGAGAGGGAAACGTTTCCATTGTCTTTGACCAGTATGACCAGTTTCTGCTCAGcctcgtctgtctctgtgaatgaGCGAAGTGTTCTGATCTGTCCTGTATAGCGATCCAAAGCAAAGAGACTGTGCTCAGTCActtcctgcagtgaaaacagtAACCAGCCGTTATATCCTATATCAGCGTCATAGGCTCTGACTTTAGTCACCAGGTGTGCTGCGTTCACATTGCGGGGAATCTCCTCCACACCTTCAGCAGAACCGTTGGAGCTGACTGGATACAGGATGACTGGAGCGTTGTCGTTCTGATCCAGAATGAACACGTTCACTGTGACGTTGCTGCTTAGTGACGGAGTTCCAGAATCTGTGGCCACAACTTGGAACTGGAAcgttttcactgtttcaaagtCGAAACTTTTCAGTGCAGTAATGTCTCCATTTTCACTGTTTACGTTCAGAAACGAGGCCAGCGATTGCTCTCCGTCCCTTAACCGTAATATATGATATGAGATAAGAGCATTACTGCCCTCGTCATTATCACGGGCTGTCACTGCTAAGATAGACGATCCCGGGTTGTTATTCTCTGTTATGTAGAAAGTATATGGGTTCTGCGAAAACACCGGGCTGTTATCGTTTTTATCTGACACATCAATGGTTATAGTTTTTTCCGATGATAGGGGTGGTTCTCCTGCGTCTTTGCTTATAATTGTTACAGTATATTGGGCCTGCTGTTCTCTATCCAAAAGTTCTTTTGTTACGAGAGAATACATGTTACTTTGTAAAGATGGAGTAAGCGTAAAAGGAAGATCTTGGCTTAGATAACACATAACTTTTCCGTTGAGACCAGAGTCCGAATCTTTAACATATATCAATGCCACAGTGGTTCCTGGTTTTGAATCTTCTGGGAGGGCACGTGAAAAAGATGTCACTTCAATCTCAGGTGCATTATCGTTCACGTCGATAATATGTATAACAACGCTTTTGTCCGTAGATAGTGGATGTTCAGCTCTGTCGGATGCTTGGATATCTATTTCGTATCTGCTACAGTCTTCAAAATCTATTTCGCCTGCCACAGTAATTACTCCAGTAATCGGATTTAAATCAAATCGTGAACGTGCACGTGCATCCACGTCATTGCCAAATGAATATACAACCTCACCATTTGGCCCTTCATCTAAATCGGTTGCATTTACTTGAATAACAGTTGTACCAAGAGGAGAGTTTTCTTTCAGCTGCACGGTATAGACCTCCTTGGTGAACAGTGGAGGGTTATCATTGACATCCAGTACATCAACAATTATAGTCATGTTTCCCGACCTCGGAGGTTTACCTCCATCAATGGCTGTCAGAAGTAACACATGGGTCTTGGCAGATTCTCTGTCAAGCGGCTTTTGAAGTAATAAACTCGGAGTTTTACGGTCCTCGCCACGGTCTTTAACTTCCAAACGAAAATGTTCATTATTGCTTAACTTATACTGCTGAACGGACAGTGAACCACTATCGGCATCACGTGCAGCTTGCAACTGGAATTTTGCTCCTGTTAATGCAGATTCAgaaatttccattttttttcctctttcggGAAAGCTCGGTGAGTGGTCGTTCACATCCAGAATCTCAACTGCTACATAGTGGACCTCCAGTGGATTTTCTAGGACAACTTTTAAGTCGATTACACAAACCTTGCTTCGTTCGCAAATTTCTTCTCTGTCAATCTTTCCGTTT encodes:
- the LOC132981989 gene encoding protocadherin alpha-3-like; protein product: MEQRRQTQRERGRLVAYIIVLVTFWSTASGQFRYSISEEVIEGTVVGNVAKDLGLDRATLKERGYRIVYGTTEPPFRVNQDNGILYVNGKIDREEICERSKVCVIDLKVVLENPLEVHYVAVEILDVNDHSPSFPERGKKMEISESALTGAKFQLQAARDADSGSLSVQQYKLSNNEHFRLEVKDRGEDRKTPSLLLQKPLDRESAKTHVLLLTAIDGGKPPRSGNMTIIVDVLDVNDNPPLFTKEVYTVQLKENSPLGTTVIQVNATDLDEGPNGEVVYSFGNDVDARARSRFDLNPITGVITVAGEIDFEDCSRYEIDIQASDRAEHPLSTDKSVVIHIIDVNDNAPEIEVTSFSRALPEDSKPGTTVALIYVKDSDSGLNGKVMCYLSQDLPFTLTPSLQSNMYSLVTKELLDREQQAQYTVTIISKDAGEPPLSSEKTITIDVSDKNDNSPVFSQNPYTFYITENNNPGSSILAVTARDNDEGSNALISYHILRLRDGEQSLASFLNVNSENGDITALKSFDFETVKTFQFQVVATDSGTPSLSSNVTVNVFILDQNDNAPVILYPVSSNGSAEGVEEIPRNVNAAHLVTKVRAYDADIGYNGWLLFSLQEVTEHSLFALDRYTGQIRTLRSFTETDEAEQKLVILVKDNGNVSLSATATVIVKVVEPKEAFAASDVKSATNDDEESNVTFYLMITLASVSALFLISIIVLIAMQCSKSTDYTSKYLQETNYDGTLCHSIQYRSGEKRYMLVGPRMSIGSTIVPGSHANTLVLPDRRRTSTEVR